AAAAAGAGAGAATTAAGGGAGAGAAATTGAGAGAGCGTAAGTGCATAATTTACTTAAACTAAACTCAGTTATGCATTTAATTGTACAGTGTGTTATCAaaatgtcatcatcatcatgcaaaagctttatattttttgtaacaaaaacaattataattaacaaaatagcaacaaaaaaaaaaggtaaataaaaacgttcaacaatttgttttggtttttaagTTAGAACAAactacagtttttatttaataatctaTAAATaaggttttgaaaaaaattttataaagagaacAACAATGTTTCGACTGAATGATCAAACTAACATTGATtgcacatatacataaataaattaaataattaaatgttttttttttgtttaataaaattttgaaaagggtttgttgttaatatttaatttaaatttaaactaattttcttttttttagatattttttttttaagttttggtaACAATTCACAGTtcacaaatttaacaaaatacactagataaataataaaatatataaaataattttcttttttttttttttcttgcaaaaaaatgttgttaaattgatttaataaatttttaattaaatttaaaaattttcaaaaatggttaaaaaaaagAGAGCAACAAATAATAGGTAAAGTGTTAATTTTTAGTATTAATTGTATTTAGttgttaagtttttgttgttgttgttttattaaaaaaaaatcctgtCATGGTATTGGTATTATCAAAttggtgtttttgttttctggatttttgataaaatgtttaattgttaAAAGGAATCGATTAATAATTCTTGTGCTCTGGTTTTAAAAGTTGTTGCCTGTGTTATGAAAGTTACGCCAATAGTTATTAAATTCCTCAAATATTCGGCTACGAAAAGGTGATTTCCCAAACATCTCATCGAATGAACCCggaaattgtgtaaaatattcTGAAGAACTTGGGAAACCCGTAGAGAAATTTGAAAATGGTTCAAAATTGTTTGAATTTGATGTGGAGACATCATAGCCATGATCACCATTAATATGATTGTTTACATCATCATCGTAGTTATCGTTATCGTTTCTATAATCATCGTTATCGTTCTCTAAAATTGGCAGCACAAAAATCCCGGTAGCGTTGTaatagatagagagagagagaaacaaaaaagtaatattcTAAATAGGATAAAgtgcatacatatacacatacacacgcaCGCACACACAAGGACATGTCATGGATGtgataatacaaaaattaaaaatatatatacatacaccaGGATTTCGGGAGGTAGTAAGTAGTAAGTATATAGTAGtgggatatatatatatatagataataatAATGGTGAttagaaaacagaaaaatataaatactttccaAGACATTGTATGGAGGATAAAGAGAGCTAATAAACATGTTAAAGTACACAAACACCATTACGACAAGGACGTATGAGTATAATGAAAGGAGCACCATgtacaaaaaataaccaaaatgaaaaaagttgtgAAATGTGTTTAAGGTTGGAGgagataaatataaataaatagactGGGGGGAGGgctttttgtgtgttattataATGTGTGTTCTAGGTGAATCTTCGCCAAGTCGCCCAAGCGGACAACCCTAATACCACAGCTGTACCCAAGACGCTACCAACACCAGTTAAAAGATATGAATCTGAGTCTGATTGTGATTTTTGTGTAGTTGTTTCTTTGTCATTGTTATTAATAGTGGCTTTGGTGTTACAACATGAGCTTGCTGAAGCTGAAGCTTTTTGGGATGTCACTGTTTTGTCAAAGGACTCACCGTGTCCGCCGTTTTCTGGTAACATGGGTGCGCGCAACGTTTTCACTGTCTTAACCACCGATGACTTTTTGAAAGCCTTGCTTACGGAATTATCGGTGGTCTCTTCGGAACGTTCTTCTTCTTGATGTTCTTCGCGATGACCACCTTCGATTTCCTCTTTCTGATGATTGGAGAATTTAGCAAATTCACGTAAATGACGTGGCAAACGTCGCAAGCTGGCCTCCTTTTCACCTTCGATAATTTTAACGGGCGGTATATCTTCCGCCTCACTGAGCTGGGCTTGCGTTGTTGGTTGGGATTCTGCACCCGATTCCCAGTCACTATCGGCTGGCATAGCCAATTTATGACGTCTCTCCTTAACGCGACTTAAGAATTCCTCCTCCATATTAGCCTTGTGTTTTGAGTAAGCCTCGTCTTCGTGTATCTtcgatattttaattatattttgcaatCTACGCTTTTCACGTTCCGCCACCTTGTTCAACCATTCCTCCGCCATTTGTTGCCTAAATACCTCATCTTCAGTAAGAGTTGGTAACTTTTGTGTCGATCTGTAGAGATCACGTAAAGGTCTTGTGATGGGTGATGTTGGTGTTTGAGCCATCTGCATTGCTTGAGCTTTCTGCGCCTCCTCCATTAAACGTCTGCGTTCATTTTGTAGACGTTCAAATTCTGTGCGTAGTTCCTCTTCTTTATTAGCAATATACTTCAATTGTTGTTCGTGTATTTCGCGTGGCAAAGAAGCACGTCTCTGACGCATATCTTCCTCTCTTACATGACAACCGTCTAAGGGGAAGAAACCCGAAGTCTGAGGTGCAGGTGAGACACCCCGTCTTGTTGTAGTGCTAATATATTTGGGATTAGGATCCCGTTCAATCATTGAATAACAACTGCCAAACTTAGGTCTATTGTTTTCAGGAGCTCTATTCAACATGGGGGCATGATGTCTCCTCACATTGTAGGCATTAAAGTGATCATAAGAGTGTTGATTGTTGAATGATAAATCATTGGTGGAAGCCGACAAACGTGGTGCTCGAATACCTCCTGGACGTCGTTGATAACAGATTTCTACTTCCTTGGCAAAAGGACGTGCAATATTTTCCGATGAACCCAAATCGCTAGCATATTTTGACCAATCATCTTCAGCTCTTTGGAACTGTGTTTGATTACTGTAAGTGCGCTGTCTATGATGCGCATCGTCACCGAGATTAAACATCGATTCTGCTCGACGGAAACGAGCATCGTCGACATATGAAGGGTTGGAACTTTCTATTTGTATTGGTATTTGATACGTTTTTGGAGGTTCTGGTACCGGTGGAGCCTCATCGTAGGTATCTGATGGTTTGTTAGCTGCTGTTGTGTTACCATTACCATTCTCTATATGTATAGGTATTTGATATGTACGACCTGCTTGATAATCCACTGTATCGGTGGCTGATTCCTGAGGTCTGGAAAATCTTAAGGAACGAGATTTCATAGATCTTTCGATTTCCTGTTCCAATTCTTTAAGGTGTTCATGTCGGGACTTATTAAATTCttctatttgttgtttttgtctcaTGTGTACTCGATTTAAATCAAACATGGAGGCTGATCTCTCACGTTGTTCCCTTTCGGCTTTGCTGGTCTCCAGTTCTCTGTGCAATTGTTTGGAAAGGTCATCAAATTCTTTGAATAACTTTTCATGGTCGTGGCTGAGTGtggttatttttttgtgttcggttgttgttgtagttgacGAAATCATTTCACCATTATTATCCCCGTTCGAGGTTACTTTCGCTGtcgttgctgctgctgttggcaAGTTAAGTGTTGGTAGCGTGGAGGCAGCATCGGCAGCTGCTTTGGCACGTTGCCTAAATTCTTCGTAAGTATCTTGTATTCCCCTCTTTAGTGCGGTATTCTCTggttcttgtttttttgtaagATCTTTTTCATCCATCTTCGCACTCTTGTTCTCGTCATTAGCAATATTTTGAGAAGTTTCTGCTATAGTGGTTCTTATTGTTGTTTCGCTTTGTGTTGccgtttgttgttttctttcaaTATCTGACGAAtgcttgtttaaatttaaagctgACATAATTTCTTGGTCATTTTTGTGTGGTGCTGCTGGTGAATTATGTTTAATGTCTTGTTCTTTACCTGTAGACAAGAAACTATTACTGTCCTGAGACATGGCTGTTTTCAAAGGAAAACTGCTGATTGCATCGGAGGGTTTATCACCAGAGGTTTTAGTTTCATGTTTTGAGGTGGAGAAATCTTGCACTACTTTACCATTTTCAATGCGTTTTTGTGTCTCATAGCTGTGAGTTTCCACGCTGGAATATCTTTTGGGTTGTGTATTCATGATTTGGCTGCAGAAGGGTTCAGTATTCGAAGATTCAATGTTTGAGAAGCGTTTGTGTTCGTGATCAAAGATGTTTGATGAACCCATTGTGGGGAACATCTGGCCCAATGTTGTTTCAACACTTTGCATGTTTCCAGATCCTTTGTGTTCGGAAAGTTGTGGGAATTGATGCGAATTTGTCGATGTGCCGTTGTTTAATGTTGATGTTGCTGATGGTACCTGTTCTTTGACTGGAGCACTGCCACTGTTTGTTGTTTGCCTTGAGTTATTTTCatacgatgatgatgatgatacgGAGTGTATTTGTTTATTAGCATTTGATTCGCCAGTATCTTGTATAATCGATAGCAAGCGATGTTTATTCTCTTCTCCATTGTTTTCTCCATTCGATGCTGTTGGCATTTGCTCATTATTATGGGTCAAGTTGACGTCATCGTTGGGTGTCTGTGTATGGGTTACTGTGGTTGTAGAGACCGTTCGTTTAGAGAGATTTTGTGCTTTAGATGCTGTTTCACTTGACTTGACCGGCACGGGTGGTGGTGGTATCTGTGGGGGAGGTGGCGTTATACTTTTACGTAATTTCTTCATCATTGCTGCAGTTTGTAACAGCTGTTGCTCGGCCAATTTTTCTCTTTCCAAGGTCTGCAACTGTTCCTTGGTGTATTCATGATAACCTCGACGTTCTACAAACTTTTGATGGGCATCGAGCAAATCATCTGGTTTTTGTTCTGGTTTCTGTTGTATATAGGAACGTTGGGAGGGTGAGAGACACACTAATACCTGGGGATCATTGCTTGTAGGTACTCCAAGCCAAGATTgatcttgttgttgttgaggGGGTTCCGGTCTTTTGGGAGCAGTTTCTCCCACCTTTAGGGATAATTGCAAATCATCAATGTGTGGCAGTTCGGGTAGAGGATAAGGCATATTGTTTTCGGTTTCAACCGCTTTAACGGCACGAGCTTCTCCAATATTTTGCGCAACAGTAGCTAGTTCTTCTAGAACTGCATCACCATATGGAAAGGAGGCTAATGTTTCGGCACACAGTAATCTTAATTTTTTAGGATCGACCGAAGAACTAGAACTATCATCTGATTGCTCGCACTGTTGGTTCGTATCGGTTTTGAGATCTGAAATTGAGGATGTTTGAACTGAATCACTGCTTTGTTCAGGAGCCACGTTAATAGCAGTACACTGACTAAAGTTGGTACTGTCTGAACAATGTGAATCCATGGATTCTTGCCGTATTACAGAGGAAGTGAGTAGACTTAAAGCGCTATTCAAGCCTTTGGGAAGGTCATGCTGTGATTGTGTGTGGGAATTGTGGTAGTCGACATGTTTTTGAAGCAAAGGCAAAGAAGCAGAGTTTGAGAAGGAGGTAGAAGGATTGAAAGCAGAATTAGAGGTATTATCACATTCATCACGAGTTTGTTCTGGTTCGTGTTCTTGAGAAAGAGGAGGTATGGGAGGTGGTGGCGGAGAACCTCTAGGCGGAGGTGGAGGAATAGGAGTAAATGTGTTACTATTATTATAGCTTAATTTCACATAACCGTTTGTAGCACTATTTTCATTGTTATTACCGTTTAATTTTACCGTATTGTTGTCATTAacgttattattgttattattaattattaaatcgCGAACCGTATTCATATTTACGTCTTGTGAAAAAACCCGAGATGTTTTCGCGTTATTACCCGCACataaactactactactattagTATTAAACGATTCTTCACAACTATTTTCTGGCGTTCTACTGGCGAccgttgttgatgttgttgtgacAGGCAATTTTTGAGTGTTTGAGAgatttgtatgaatttttttcgtTGAAGACGACGAAgatgatgttgatgttgttgctattgttgtgtTTGTGTTTTGTGAAGCCACTTCATTAATGGAAGAGAGCACCGATGAAATTTGCTCTTCTATTTGGGCAAAAACAAGTTGCTCATTTGcaggtgatgatgatgatgataataatattgaatctaatttggaatttatatttgaatttgtttttgtttcagcTAATGATCTTGTTTTAGTGGTGGTGTTGGTGGCGATGGAAGTATTGGTGGCTGTTGCAGACGCAGTGTAAGGTGTTTGAggagtatttttgtttataagtttactgttatttattgtttgattattattgttttgatttGCGCAAAATTCCGGCAACTGTTGTTTTGGTATTTTGGCAGTGAATGCTGATGGTGCTGCTGATGATGTCAGTGACTCAAAGCAGATGTTTTCTGTCACTGGTTTATTTATAATATCTCGTAAATCTGTATCCAAATCAAAATCAGGCGTAGATGTATGcacattttcaaacaaatccATATCATGTAAATCGGACATACTGCTGGAGGCggaatttgaaatgaaaacaacCTCAGCCGCTTCGGCCTCCGGTGACATACAACTACTCACTGTTGTACAGCTTTCATCAGCATCGGGAGCATCTTGTAGACGAGCTGCCACAGCAACAGCTATAGGTTCTTCTCTGATAACCTTGGATTTTCTTTGATTAGtagactgttgttgttgtttgtgggATTTGGAAAAGTCCAAAGAACTTTTGGGATATTTAGCGTTTAGTTTCTGAACTTTACCTTCTGAGGGACAGTTAGTAGCACTTTCATTTGAAGCTGATCTGGATAGGGGATTTTCAGAATTATCGCTTAACTCACTATTCTCTTCGGAAATGCTGTCCAAGAAACGAGGATTTAGCATTTGCGGCAAAAAGTGATTCTCCAAGGCTATGCGTTTCTGTTTTCTAGATTGTTTTTGCGAGCTACTGGCTGAAGATGAGGACGAAGAGGAAGTTACTTCTGTTATAGAATCGGCCACTTTTTGAATATCATCACTATATTCCACGGAAGATTCTGCCTCACTAATGACTGGTGACCTTAATTCTTCCAAATCACTTAAACTTTCATCACTGATCTCCACAATTCTAACATCCGATGTGTTGGTTTTCGCTACACTGGATAAGGGTTCTTTCATGGTGGGTGAGGTTATTTGAGGTTCATTATCTTTATCCTCCAGATGTACTTGATGTACAATAACTTTAgcttgttgttgatgttgatgttgttgtttttgctgctgttgtgtgTTGTGATCTTCCTCATCCGATGTGCTTACTTTATGTACTATAACCTTAACCTCATGTTGCTGGGATGCTGATTCATTTGAAGATgagtttgtgttgttgttggtgaCCTCTTCAGTTTTGTCTACTTTGTGTACTATAACTTTGACTTCATGCTGTTGAGAATGTTGTGCATTTGCGGCTGTATTGTTACTATCTGTTTTATCAGTCGTTTCAGAGTCTTCCTCTGCTGTGATCACTTTGTGCACAATTACTTTaacttgttgttgttcttgttgcgTTTGTTGAGAGATATTatctgtttgttttgttgttggtttactACTATCTGCTGTGTTATTATCTTGGTCAAGTTCTTTTGAACTGATTTCATTTTCCTTGACTACATCTGGTTCGGTTAAGATTTTAtgtataataactttaaaaggcTCATTTTCTGACTTTTCTGTGGCCGGTGTAGCGCTCTGCTCTTCTTTAGAAGATTCATTAGATTTTATAGCGTTCGTAGTTGTCAGCTCTTTATTTGTGTTAACACTATTAGAATCTTCACAAACTATTCTATGTACAATAACCTTACCTAGGGCACACGTACTAGGTGAGATTGGTGAAACATCTGTTGTTGCAGTTTGAATGTTGCTTTCCTCACTGGAAATATCCCTTTGAGGGTCGATCATTTTCGATTTTTCATTGCCCATAATGTCATTTGTTTTAACACCgtgattatttttacttttattatcgCACTGTGATGGTTCATTCAAAACTGTGTCATTCGTTTCTGTCGTCTTTACGTTTGCCTCGGACTCTTGCTCTGTTGCAGTGGTGACGTCGGGTGTCGTTTGTTTTAATGATTGCACATTTTCACATACATCAAACTGATTAGATTTTTTAGTGGTGGATGTGTCAACAATTTCTGCGACATTATTCTCCGAGGAAACTGCACTGATGTTGGTCACTTCGCTGACAGTGAGAGGAGATGcagatgatgttgttgttggtgttgttgttgagtTTTCGGGGCTGTGGGTAGTGTTGATAGTTGtgggtgttgttgttgttgcagttgttggcTCTTTAGActcttttttacaattttcttctttttgtttttgttgctgctgttgttgttgctgctgctgtttattacgttgtttatttttgttacgaTTACGATTTTTATTGCGGTAGTTGGGCatctctattttttaaaaaacacttcGACGAGTTGTTACTCCTCGGTTTCTCTtttcttgtttgtttaattgcttttgttttgctaatgatttgtttatgttattgttgttgtttttttgcacGTTTACCTGTAATTTAGTGAATAGTTGCTCTAATCGAAGGTGGTTTTGGGCGGTTTAGTTTGTACGatagtttttcaaatttctgcaaaaactttattaactttatttttttttaatttaatttaaaaaatctatttgattgcataagttttatagaatttagtattaaaaaaacacacaattacGCAAAAAGGatgaagaaaaatgttttagtgATGAtattggtggtggtggtgttggTGATAGTAGTAGTTGTGGTGTTGGTGATGATGATGCCATGTACTAAAATGTTTGCTCAATTATCAACAATAACAGTTTGCTTTTCAATATCTATATACtctatatgtatttcttttattatatttttctaattttcttaaTGTCTTTTTTGtactaatttttctttttcaatagaaaatttttatagtgGGCAACAGACAGCTCTTTAGTTTTTCGTTCGTTCGTACCATTCGACTTTAAGCGACTGAAAACACTCACGTACTAATGCTCACAGAACCAGAGGCGAACACCggcatataaaaaaatatattttaggtacatatacaacaaaaaaaaaataaataatatcaagAAAATCTGAACAGaaacattttattagaaaaaattaaacgcGCGACCACGAATGTGACACGGATTTAAACaaacagctacaacaacaacaaaaactacaatgaataaaataaaatcatcatcatcatcaactcaataaaacaacaaaatctctttagaaaattttgaaaaatctttcTTTATCATTatcattgttgctgttgttgttcatattgttgttgctggctTCTCATTAATGTTTTCGCCTGGCTATACTTCTGATCTGTTCAGTTTAGTTAAGTCTTTCaattattttgttgctgttgttgatcttttttgttattcataaaaaagcacggggtaacaacaacaacacaacaaactaattttcataaagaaaatatttcataatttaaaatgaaaacacaacaacaaaataataataaataattttcttaaaaataggaagctttaaaaatacaacaacaaaaaaacgttTGCTctactaaaaacaaacaaaaagatttCCCACATTTCGATTTGCCACCATTCaatcgtaaatattttttaaaaagttttaaaatttttcaaaaaaacatattgGAATTTGCCAAATGATATTTTGTAGTGTTGATCATATAGTAGCAACTAAAATGGCGTGCGCGTGTcagtgtttgtttaaaagagaaagagagagagggaaaacaaaataaattgacgATTTTGATCTTTTATGAATGCATCCTCAGATTTTGTGTCTGAATGTATATATGTTGTCTTTCCAAAATTAGTGCATTAATACCTTTTATATATTCCCATAGAATTGAGCTCATTgcctaaaattatttaaaatttattaaatcatacaacaaacaagaaattaattttaaaattaacccaATAAACAATTATCTCTTACGGCAAAAAATGACAACAATTTCCTGTGGaatgtttaatgatttttaagtttttcttaatgagaatttctaaatgaaataaaatggcTGTTTTCAAACACTTAAACAACATTGACTGAatgtcaaataaaaatgtttgtctaaaaaatcaATCAATCTTTTAgctttagaaaactaaaaaaaacataattcaaaatttacgTCATTTTATGATTTTGTCAAATTTTTCCATTGAAATCGTTTTTTCTTTAGAGATTTATGattgtcaaatattttcaaacattttgctTAAAGAAGTGAAATCATATAAAGAAATATCTAAGAGAACAAATGCGTATTTGCAAGATCTAGATTAGATTTTAAATCGAAATATATCCATACttggttttgcaactttttgtcgagatacgagtatgtGAAACAGaattatgaacataaaagttctatt
The window above is part of the Lucilia cuprina isolate Lc7/37 chromosome 6, ASM2204524v1, whole genome shotgun sequence genome. Proteins encoded here:
- the LOC111691266 gene encoding uncharacterized protein LOC111691266 isoform X5, with protein sequence MPNYRNKNRNRNKNKQRNKQQQQQQQQQQKQKEENCKKESKEPTTATTTTPTTINTTHSPENSTTTPTTTSSASPLTVSEVTNISAVSSENNVAEIVDTSTTKKSNQFDVCENVQSLKQTTPDVTTATEQESEANVKTTETNDTVLNEPSQCDNKSKNNHGVKTNDIMGNEKSKMIDPQRDISSEESNIQTATTDVSPISPSTCALGKVIVHRIVCEDSNSVNTNKELTTTNAIKSNESSKEEQSATPATEKSENEPFKVIIHKILTEPDVVKENEISSKELDQDNNTADSSKPTTKQTDNISQQTQQEQQQVKVIVHKVITAEEDSETTDKTDSNNTAANAQHSQQHEVKVIVHKVDKTEEVTNNNTNSSSNESASQQHEVKVIVHKVSTSDEEDHNTQQQQKQQHQHQQQAKVIVHQVHLEDKDNEPQITSPTMKEPLSSVAKTNTSDVRIVEISDESLSDLEELRSPVISEAESSVEYSDDIQKVADSITEVTSSSSSSSASSSQKQSRKQKRIALENHFLPQMLNPRFLDSISEENSELSDNSENPLSRSASNESATNCPSEGKVQKLNAKYPKSSLDFSKSHKQQQQSTNQRKSKVIREEPIAVAVAARLQDAPDADESCTTVSSCMSPEAEAAEVVFISNSASSSMSDLHDMDLFENVHTSTPDFDLDTDLRDIINKPVTENICFESLTSSAAPSAFTAKIPKQQLPEFCANQNNNNQTINNSKLINKNTPQTPYTASATATNTSIATNTTTKTRSLAETKTNSNINSKLDSILLSSSSSPANEQLVFAQIEEQISSVLSSINEVASQNTNTTIATTSTSSSSSSTKKIHTNLSNTQKLPVTTTSTTVASRTPENSCEESFNTNSSSSLCAGNNAKTSRVFSQDVNMNTVRDLIINNNNNNVNDNNTVKLNGNNNENSATNGYVKLSYNNSNTFTPIPPPPPRGSPPPPPIPPLSQEHEPEQTRDECDNTSNSAFNPSTSFSNSASLPLLQKHVDYHNSHTQSQHDLPKGLNSALSLLTSSVIRQESMDSHCSDSTNFSQCTAINVAPEQSSDSVQTSSISDLKTDTNQQCEQSDDSSSSSVDPKKLRLLCAETLASFPYGDAVLEELATVAQNIGEARAVKAVETENNMPYPLPELPHIDDLQLSLKVGETAPKRPEPPQQQQDQSWLGVPTSNDPQVLVCLSPSQRSYIQQKPEQKPDDLLDAHQKFVERRGYHEYTKEQLQTLEREKLAEQQLLQTAAMMKKLRKSITPPPPQIPPPPVPVKSSETASKAQNLSKRTVSTTTVTHTQTPNDDVNLTHNNEQMPTASNGENNGEENKHRLLSIIQDTGESNANKQIHSVSSSSSYENNSRQTTNSGSAPVKEQVPSATSTLNNGTSTNSHQFPQLSEHKGSGNMQSVETTLGQMFPTMGSSNIFDHEHKRFSNIESSNTEPFCSQIMNTQPKRYSSVETHSYETQKRIENGKVVQDFSTSKHETKTSGDKPSDAISSFPLKTAMSQDSNSFLSTGKEQDIKHNSPAAPHKNDQEIMSALNLNKHSSDIERKQQTATQSETTIRTTIAETSQNIANDENKSAKMDEKDLTKKQEPENTALKRGIQDTYEEFRQRAKAAADAASTLPTLNLPTAAATTAKVTSNGDNNGEMISSTTTTTEHKKITTLSHDHEKLFKEFDDLSKQLHRELETSKAEREQRERSASMFDLNRVHMRQKQQIEEFNKSRHEHLKELEQEIERSMKSRSLRFSRPQESATDTVDYQAGRTYQIPIHIENGNGNTTAANKPSDTYDEAPPVPEPPKTYQIPIQIESSNPSYVDDARFRRAESMFNLGDDAHHRQRTYSNQTQFQRAEDDWSKYASDLGSSENIARPFAKEVEICYQRRPGGIRAPRLSASTNDLSFNNQHSYDHFNAYNVRRHHAPMLNRAPENNRPKFGSCYSMIERDPNPKYISTTTRRGVSPAPQTSGFFPLDGCHVREEDMRQRRASLPREIHEQQLKYIANKEEELRTEFERLQNERRRLMEEAQKAQAMQMAQTPTSPITRPLRDLYRSTQKLPTLTEDEVFRQQMAEEWLNKVAEREKRRLQNIIKISKIHEDEAYSKHKANMEEEFLSRVKERRHKLAMPADSDWESGAESQPTTQAQLSEAEDIPPVKIIEGEKEASLRRLPRHLREFAKFSNHQKEEIEGGHREEHQEEERSEETTDNSVSKAFKKSSVVKTVKTLRAPMLPENGGHDNKLHYHKSRAYQIPQRPRDPYSTDRLQRRTNNKQTRFAAATNRRSWSESDLLQEIDKDLKLAKGFLFQDGIWSPKNQTPTSSCSNLSEFNKSTPPTPPPPPLQPVWTPQTSPQSNRKEFRPVHFESPTLPRKYVLSTSAEPALPPWDSTNDQNVSKLPQSCTNLSATNTDTTNTSLPLGSTNSITTGLPKSSISEKIKTFERSASASDLYSRPQIKRLTDKGRPLCKPNEVIYNVKHEYMSEPETENERPRKMAQLGRRQYDGIGPITNDGMPIILRSEVKEPHQHEWYKRLYQTIHKQKHGDDCVIRYKQPRGRTQYSKPNGYQSEPEPNYDSDYSTIKYRAVNPNRLQSVSSALNVRKSNDTLYGTLPNPVKSGQNSYKNQPGRIEDYVTGHSSVSEKEKKEWWDEIMDIFNVQLDQTKLSSHYTEGNLSRALAKESGYTSDSNLVFRKKELPQSSPLSPVEQKQAYKNVQAGGEPPLFGFRKPAPEKSKDYDFPTPQLPPPPKGELLEQGAVSPNRYYESDVNIHFKTPVRQEFKYPLSEEELAIRQAEQMQKLYQEERRRKYLQELQDMNSRRHTDNFTPSQKSPIPLNRYDDFPADLAPKAANQIKSIARALYNFQAQNSKELSFKKGDIIYIKRAIDKNWYEGEHNAMIGLFPANYVEIINKETVYPVQSQAPVYRKPSEGQARAKYNFQAQSGVELSLNKGELVSLTRRVDDNWFEGRIANRKGIFPVSYVEVLTDIGAEDIAARTTTVPQTARPSLDALRTNINNEFNTLTRNGNQPPNAILRETRNAHKTDILHVDTSSEPLVYRALYKYRPQNSDELELQEGDIVHVLEKCDDGWYVGTSQRTGCFGTFPGNYVERV